A genome region from Mastacembelus armatus chromosome 8, fMasArm1.2, whole genome shotgun sequence includes the following:
- the polr3h gene encoding DNA-directed RNA polymerase III subunit RPC8: MFVLVDMVDTVRIPPWDFHKQLNDAISEELNKKLANKVVYNVGLCICLYDITKLEDSYIFPGDGASHTKVHFRYVVFHPFLDEILIGKIKYCSQEGVHVTMGFFDDILIPPESLQQPAKFDEAEQVWLWEYETDEGAHDLYMDQGEEIRFRVTDEVFVDTSPTGPATATTDTSAQPGQSTAPPAEDSIEKKEAPYTLIGSICEPGLGLLSWWNS, encoded by the exons ATGTTCGTGTTGGTGGACATGGTCGACACGGTCCGGATCCCTCCGTGGGATTTCCACAAACAGCTCAACGACGCCATTTCCGAGGAGCTCAACAAGAAACTGGCCAACAAG GTGGTCTATAATGTCGGCCTGTGCATCTGCCTGTACGACATCACAAAACTGGAGGATTCCTATATTTTCCCAGGGGACGGAGCCTCACACACCAAAG TTCATTTCAGGTATGTGGTTTTCCACCCGTTCCTCGACGAGATCCTAATCGGGAAGATCAAGTACTGCAGTCAGGAGGGAGTTCATG tgacGATGGGTTTCTTTGACGACATCCTCATCCCACCAGAGTCACTTCAGCAACCTGCAAAGTT TGATGAAGCTGAGCAGGTTTGGCTGTGGGAGTATGAGACCGATGAGGGGGCACACGACCTCTACATGGATCAGGGGGAGGAGATCCGTTTTCGGGTGACAGATGAAGTGTTTGTGGATACGTCGCCCACGGGCCCGGCCACCGCAACCACGGACACTTCAGCGCAACCGGGACAGTCGACGGCGCCGCCGGCAGAAGACAGCATAGAGAAGAAGGAGGCGCCGTACACTCTGATT GGCAGCATCTGTGAGCCGGGGCTCGGGCTGCTGTCATGGTGGAACAGCTGA